From Pseudomonas sp. G2-4:
TCAAGACCGACTGGGAAGTGGAGCTGGGCGTGGTCATCGGTAAAGGCGGGCGCTACATCGATGAAGCGAATGCCCTGGAACATGTCGCGGGCTATTGCGTTATCAACGATGTGTCGGAGCGTGAGTGGCAGTTGGAACGCGGCGGCACGTGGGACAAGGGCAAGGGTTTCGATACCTTCGGTCCCCTTGGACCGTGGTTGGTCACCCAGGATGAAGTCGGTGATCCCCATGACCTCGATCTCTGGCTGGAGGTCGATGGGCACCGCTATCAGAACGGCAATACTCGAACCTTGATCTTCAGTGTGCCGCAGCTGATTGCCTACCTGAGCCGTTGCATGAGCCTGCAACCGGGGGATGTGATCTCGACCGGGACACCGCCCGGGGTTGGCTTGGGCATCAAGCCCCAGCCGGTTTTCCTGCGTCCGGGACAGACCATGCGCCTGGGGATCGCGGGGCTGGGCGAGCAGCGTCAGGTGACGGTACAGGCGGATTGATCCTGCCGTCCTCGGCATTGGGCGGGATGGCTACGCATCGATTTCCCCATAGACGGCCAGCAGGAAGGAACCCGGCAGCGAGGCAAGCTGTCTCGTTGTAGGGGAGTATCCTCAACGCCTGATGCGCGCTCTGGCATCATGGATGTCAGTTATTTTGGGGCTATGCTCTCGCCGAGGCCGATGTGGATCAAAACCGTCGTAACGACCTTTCCCTGGATGGTGTGAATTTTTTTCTCGCCGATGTGCGCGACGGGCTGGGTCCTTACCTGGCGATCTATTTGTTGGCGGTGCACCGTTGGGAACCGGCCAGCATTGGCGTGGTAATGACGGTGGCGGCCATCGCCGGGCTCGTTGCCCAGGCACCCGCCGGCGCATTGATCGACGGGGTGCGCAGCAAGCGCGCCGTGGTGGCCGCTGCGGCGTTGCTGGTAACGCTGGCTTGCCTGGTGCTGCCATTCACCTCTTCGTTCGGCCTGGTGGCATTGACCCAGGCGGTCAGCGCCGTGGCGGCTTCGGTATTCGCCCCGGCCATTGCGGCGATTTCCCTGGGTATTACCGGCCCCAGGGCCTTCACGCGGCGCACCGGGCGCAACGAGACTTTCAACCATGCGGGTAACGCTTGTGCCGCGTTACTGGCCGGTGGGTTCGCCTGGTTGTTCGGGCCTATCGCGGTGTTCTACCTGATGGCGGCGATGGCCTTGGCCAGCGTCGTGGCAGTCAGTTGCGTGTCGGCCAAGGCCATCGACCATGATGTGGCAA
This genomic window contains:
- a CDS encoding ureidoglycolate lyase, whose product is MKLLRYGEKGSEKPGLLDADNQIRDLSGHVPDIAGQALSPDSLAALAALDPRSLPIVAGQPRIGACVGQVGKFICIGLNYADHAAESNMDVPKEPIIFNKWTSAICGPNDNIQIPRGSLKTDWEVELGVVIGKGGRYIDEANALEHVAGYCVINDVSEREWQLERGGTWDKGKGFDTFGPLGPWLVTQDEVGDPHDLDLWLEVDGHRYQNGNTRTLIFSVPQLIAYLSRCMSLQPGDVISTGTPPGVGLGIKPQPVFLRPGQTMRLGIAGLGEQRQVTVQAD